The window ATGGATTTCGAGTCGCTCGACTAGTCGCGACTACTCATCGACCAGTTCCAGGGCCGACTCAGCCTCCCGACTCGACTCCTGGGATGAGTCGAGCGACTCGCGCGACTAGTCTTGACTAGTCGCGGTTTTTGGGTCGAACGACTCGAGGCAACGCTGGATCTGGAGCACTCTCCCGCCGCCGTGCTGCTGATGCTGCTGCTGTGCTGcctcgctgctgctgctgcgcccTTGCcgccgcgctgctgctgctgctgctgaagctGAAGCGGCAAGAGGAGCAGGCTGGGAGGAGGAGCGGTGGCAAGAGAGCTGCTGCGGGGGAGTTGAGAGATCCATCGCTGGGAGGAGTGGTGGACTGGTGGCAAGAGAGTGGCAGCGAATGTGTGGCGGCTGTGGTGAGGGAGGAGGGAGTGTGGATGGTGGATTAGGTCACGGGAGGAGTATATAGCTACTAGATGGGCTTTTGGGCCACAGGGAAGTGCATAACTAGTGGCCCATCTCTCAGTTGGCCCTGGTTACTGCTGCTGGTGGTgtgctcctctcctcctcccttggttgctgctgctgctgtgcacTTGTGCTCCTCCCCTGACTGCCTGCTGCTTAACTCACGTCGACTCGTCGCCATGTCGACTCGTCGACCGTGAGTCTAGACTAGTCACGACTAGTCTAGAGTCGCCCTCCCCGAGCGACCCGTCGACTCATCGACTCAAAAACATTGACTTCGACTAATTTCTAGCTCATTCACTATGCAGTTGGCTGGAATGTACCTGCAATATTCAGAATCAGCATCGGTCCTTAGTCCATGTAGTGAGGTGTTGTTTGGACAAAAAGCtcctcatcttcttcatcatcatcgtcttcgTCGGCACCTACCCAGTTGCTTGGGTGATGCTGCGAACGAGGGTTATCAACCACAACTTCTGTAGCAAAACAAAAAGGCAGTCAGCTGAAAATTCAGTGCCAACACAAATGTATGCATTTGAATTCTATGGGTGTCGCCGAGAGAGTTAACCAGGAGGCTCTTCCAAGTGATCCATTTGCACAGGCTGCTCTCTGTAGTATAAACTAGTTAAGGAAACAAGTAACCAGAAGTAGGATAGCAGAAATAACTTACGACTCAGATCTTACAACTCCCCAGTTATGACTCACAACAAATGAAAAAACTGCATTAACATCAAATATGTTGACATGATTTGCCAGTTACTTGTAGGAATTAATAAATGGTCGGTATATGATTCTTTTAGTGGAGTTGGTATAGGAACTAATTGCATTAACCAGATGTATTTGATTGCTTCGTCAGTAATCATTCTCTACTGAGTCTCTACAAGATTATTTCCTTTTGGACTCGACATCTTATATCAAAAGTCACCATTTCTCCAATTGGAACACTATTTATCAGCGTATCTCTTACAAATAGAGTATATTACCATTGGTATGGCTGTAAGTTCACTCCTAACACAAGTTCAAATTACCTTAAAAGATGCTATGGTTTGAACAAGCTGAAACGGAGTAGATACCCCAAAACTCCGAGGAAGATAGGTTAGTCAAGCGAGGGTTTGTCTGTGTAGTTCTACAACATGTGGTCCCGAAAGATTTCATGTTTGGGGATGCTGGTATAGTGGTAAActtgtaaactttgaccaagtcTAGAGGGAAAATACCAACATCTAAAACGCCAAATCAatgtcattagattcatcacaaaataTATTTTCATATGGACTAAAGTTCATATTGTAGATATGGATAATTTTCtaaataaacttggtcaaagtttgtgaacAATGACTTCCGCGAAAACCAATGTGCACTATATTATGGGACGGTGGGTGTATTATAATCCCAACTAAAGCATATCTCAACTATACTAGCTCAGATTACTAGAGAGGACAAGGAAATGACTTCTGTTAGTGTGCCTGATTAGCTAATTTGATAGCTGCAAGGAGATATGCCAGATATATAGCTGCAAGTCCTGACTTTTGTGGTACCAAATTATATCActcaaataaataataataataataataataataataataataataataataagtaaaGCGACTTAATAGGATACATATAGTTTGCGTTATCTGTCACTGGTAGCTTGCAGGGAGCATTGGTATTGGGAAGCACTGATGTGTCATTCAGCACGTTAGCTCTTCCATTTCTCTCCATCTGGGCACGATTTTCTGCGTTAGCTTCAAAGCTTTTGGGAGTAACACCTGTTTAAGAAAGTTTGCTTATTTTAGATAGCTTTGATGATAGATGAACAGGACAGTGCTACGATTAAGAGATCAAAGGAACTTTCTAGCACCAGCAGGTTTGATTACACCCAGGCATGTGAAAGTCCATGCACTGTGATCTGACATTGACCTCACAAAAGCGGTCAAATGGTCATGATGTTTGATACAGGCGCTTTGGCCGTGTCTGTTCTCATCAGATCATATTGGTGCATAGTTCAGTGTAGGAATGCATGCCTTGAGTGTGACCATATCGATGGCTAACAAGAACCTTTTGCCAAAATGATACACACCTGAAAGCTCTGACCATATTCTTGTATGGTTTGAGACATTTTCGGGAACTGGTGATGGTGCAGCAGCGGCAGCCCTTGGTTCTTCTGCATGATGTGCTGACGTAGGTGGCTGCTGAGGCACACTGCCATCATTTAGTTGTGATACAAGCATAGTGGCTAGAACTAGAGTTACATCGAAATTAGAACTTGAACCATCATCGATTCCAAATCTTGGAGCCAACAGGACAGGTCTGCAATTCAAATAAAGCCTCATGGGTCATGGGGGCCAGTCAGAAAACATAACCAAATTCAACAAGTAAACTACTTACTCGCCAGCCTTCTGATAGAATAGGAGAATATCAACCTCACATCCTTCACAAAATGTTAAAAATGCCTAGATTGAAAGAACAGAAAATATATCTGTCAGATTTGTGCAGTCACAGGTACCAGACCAGAAGACAGAGCCATCAATTGCCAAACCCTTGTGTTGTTTTAGAAAGCAGTAATGAAGATAGTATTTCCTATTCTAAGCTCGACTACAAGTGAGGACACACACATACAGTTATCTCCTGAAACCATTTCTACTTTTACAAAGAAGTATTCCTTGACTTGGTTAAAGGCAAATAAGTTCCGATTAATTTCCCATTTCAaaggagagattacattatttcttTTAAAGTTGACGATCTAAATCTTTTGGCATGAAGAGAGAAGAACAAATTATAGAATCACCTTCAATTCTTTCACCCCAAATGTGACATCTACGGGATCACCAGCATGCTCATACTCCAAGAACTCCTCTGCTGGATCGATCCACAGTTGTGTGTGCAGCCTACTGTCGTAGTCATCTGCAATTCCCAAATCACGTCACAGTTGACAGCCCCATAGAAATTTCACCACCACGCTATTTTTTGCACACCAAAGGAAGGAAACCTTTACCTTTGGTCGGGTCGATGTAGCTTAGGAGCTCGACTGCCTTCCCCCCAGTGGCATCATCGACGCCAGGCAACCGTGCAGCAGGCTGGGTGGCAATAAAGGTGAGCTCCTGCAGCGAGGACTGGAAATTGGAAAGCAGGCGCGTGAGATCCCGTGGCCGTATGGCGAGGCGGCTGGGGAAGCCGTTGCGGTCGAGCGCCAGAGTCTGCACGTCGGACTCGGCGCTGCACGAGATCCGGTGCGTCTTCTTACGCCCTTGACAAGACAAGACGCGAGAAGGCACATCATCAGCTCAGAGCGGCAAATTTGGGGAAAGAGCAAAATTGGCGGGAAAACAGGGAAAATGCGCGCCAATGTTGACAAAAAATGGGGAAATTTTGAGCACGTCAATGGCAAAACCCTAGAGggagggagacagggagggaggggcTGGGAACATGTACCGCTGATGCAGTGGATGACGAACTCGAGCTTGGACGCTTGGGGGTTTGGGAGAGAAGCGTTGAGGCGGTCGACCGCGGAGGTGGGCGTGCGGAGCACAGCGAGGACGGACTTGAGGAGGACGCTGCACTGGAGCGGCGTggacgacggcgcggcggcggcggggaggtggAAGTGGTCGAAGAAGTCGCGCGTGAGGGAGACGGACGCGAACGCCGACCGCGAGCTGTTGAGCGTGTGCAGCTCCAGCTGTAAGTAGATTGAAATCGTGAGAACCGCCGGTGAGGAATGGCAGGTGTGGGCTGCGAGGAGACGGCGCACCTTGTCGGGGTAGGCCTGGAAGAcgaggtcggagccgatgcgggtgaggCAGGTGACGAAGCGGGAGAAGGTCCGCAGCGCGCCGCCGCTCATCGACAGCTCCATGGCCTGCCGTGCGTTTGGGGGTTTCGGGGGTTTggggacaagaggaggaggagcgggagggAAAACGGAAAGGAGGGAGCGACGTGGGCTTTGGAGTATTGGGCTGGTGCCCGCCACGGCCCAAGGAGCAAGCGCTGTCTCGCTGCCGGTGGGTCCAGGACAGGACCCTAGGGTTTACGAGCCCTCCCTCTGGCCGCTCCTGCTATAAAATCCCGGCCTCACACacccttgcgccgccgccgccgcaccagcttCTCTTCGTCCTCCCGCAGCCTCATCGAATCCAAGAGATCAAGGTGCGTCCCTCTCTGCCTCCCCTCCCCAGCCACCCTCCTTTCTGTAATCTGTTGCTCGATCTTGTATGTCCGCCTTGCTGCTTGTTCGTCGATTCGTTCCCATCCTGCGTGTTCACGTCTTCTTCTTGTCACCAAGTGCATATTATTGTTAGCGCCGTAGTGCTTGGTCAGGATCTATGGCTGGCCTAGTATGCATAGTTTCGTCCCTGTAACCGCAAGATGGAGCAACTATGCTACTGGATTCGTGGTTAAGCGCGAGCTTGTGTCCCAGATCCTGTTATTATTTCGTATATAAATTAAGTAGCAATCGATTCCTGCCATCTGTTTGTTAGGGTCGATAAGAATTTCTGTTGATGTTGCTAGATTCCTGGACATGACCCACTTCCCATGGCCTCTAGCAGCTTTCAGCCTTCCTCTTGTGCTTAGTTTGTGACTCAACTGTTTCTTCTGCCATTTGCAGTCGCTGTTTCCAGCCGCCACCATGCAGAACGAGGTGGGTGACATGGTGGACCTCTACGTCCCCAGGAAGTGGTTTGTCTCATGCACACTCTCTTTAGTCTGACTATGTTTTGCAACGGTGGATGCGTGCTTAATCATTTTCTTCTGCTTCTTGCAGCTCGGCCACCAACAGGATCATCACGGCCAAGGACCACGCCTCTGTCCAGATCAACATTGGTCATGTTGATGAGAATGGCCTCTATGATGGCCGCTTCACCACCTTTGCTCTCTCTGGGTTCGTCCGTGCTCAGGTAATCATCTATGTTGTATTGATTGATTGAACTAAGTGTGTGGTCACAAGTTTTGCTCATCAAATTACTATTTCCAGTTATCATGTTACTGTTGATGAGATAGTACTAAGCTCAGTGTACCATTTTAAGGAAATGGAACAGGTGTCAGATATTTTCTATTGGTGGTGCCTACTTGCTTATGTCAAAACCTGATAATCTTGACCATGAACATGTATTTTCATCTGTACTTTGTCTTGTCCTTGCACTCAAGTAATTGTTTGAAGACTTGTCACCTTTTAGTTCCGAGTGTTATAGTTATCTGATTCAAATGGATGCTCAGTATTATCATGTTATCCACTTTGGTTTTGATACTTTGAATTCACCAAAAAATATTGTAACTGTTTTGATAATTGTTGGGTGCATTCATGTCTTGTATCATATACATTACTTTACTCTTACAGCTTGTTCTGTTTTGGCAGGGTGATGCTGATGGCTCCCTGGACAggctgtggcagaagaggaaggctGAGATCAAGCAGCTCTAGATGTTGCTAGTAGTTTTACCTGGAACTTGTTTCCTTCCCATGTCTACCTAGCTCTTGGATGTCTGTGGTTGGTTTCAGTTGCTACTATGGAAGCTAAGACTTGATGTCACTTGGCCTGGTTTCTTGTGAACATGTTTTTGAGTTTAATCTGTGTTGAATGCTTGATATATGTCCCTTGTCTTGTTGCTTAATGTTATACTGATGATTTGGCCCTTATTTTACTAGCAGGTCTGACCATATGGCTCTGTGTTGAGTTTGTCCCTTGTTATTCTTGCTTCAAAATGCATGTACTCGAGTAACAACAGCAGCACAAGTAAGCACGCATTTTGCCATGCAGACATCTTGCGTTTTGGCCAATTGAAATCCTTAGATTTCCAAGACGTCAGACGCTGTACTTAAGCCTATCTTATTCCATCACACTATTTCCATTTTCTGGCTGACGATTGATGCTGCAGTCATTCATACAGATACGGGCTTAGTTAATTTGCTGTCACATTGTTATCACAAGCTGTAAACGGCTTGCGAAGGAACTCCCGTGCTATCTTACCGTTTGCTCCTTCCGGCTAGAAGCCACCAGGGATATGCTCGTTGCCGGTGATCCTGAGCAACTCGGCCGGCGTCCGGCGGCTAGGAGAGGGAGTCCCTGTCGGCGGAGAGCAAGTTGTGCCCACAGGGCACCCTTACTTCACTTTTTTATTTTGCATCTCGGGCGTCACGGTGAGCGCCTCGTCCTTCACCCTTCACCAGCTGGTTTCTCGTGGTGGAGACGCGATCGGTGAACTCTGCCACGGTGATCCCCTTGTAGGGTGGCACCGTCTCGTGCTTGCGTTCGAAGAGCAGCGCGTGGAAGACGGCGTCCTGTCCCACCTCCACGCCTAGCAACCCTGCAAGAAGCTGCAACAAATAATAGTACAATGGTTACTACGAGTAGTGTCGATGTGCATGGATGCGTTGTTGGATGGTTGATTTGGTTACGTGTTTAGTCTGGTAGCCGTCGATGATGGGGTTGGTGCCGGTGTAGCCGTTGATGCCCAGGTAGTGGATGACGTAGGACGCCAGCAGGAAGTTGAGGCTGTGGATGTAGGGGTCGAAAGGAGGGTTCAAATGGTAACCAAATGCTTGGTCCATGACCCTTGCAAAGTTGTTGGCACTCAGGTCGATCTTTGGCCTAAGGAACCCACCCACTGTGTTCTGGATGGCCCTGTGACCAAAATGAAGGGCAACATATGGATTTTCAGTACCAACTTGCTTCCATCTAAGTGGATTTTCAACGTAATAATCAAGTAGAGTAATAACGGTAAAAATGATGTGATCGTTGCATGCAGACCTCAGGTGTCCGACCTCTTAAAGACCAAACTCCGCGGCGATGCGCCATGTCGCCTCGTCGAGGTTGGCTTTCATNNNNNNNNNNNNNNNNNNNNNNNNNNNNNNNNNNNNNNNNNNNNNNNNNNNNNNNNNNNNNNNNNNNNNNNNNNNNNNNNNNNNNNNNNNNNNNNNNNNNNNNNNNNNNNNNNNNNNNNNNNNNNNNNNNNNNNNNNNNNNNNNNNNNNNNNNNNNNNNNNNNNNNNNNNNNNNNNNNNNNNNNNNNNNNNNNNNNNNNNNNNNNNNNNNNNNNNNNNNNNNNNNNNNNNNNNNNNNNNNNNNNNNNNNNNNNNNNNNNNNNNNNNNNNNNNNNNNNNNNNNNNNNNNNNNNNNNNNNNNNNNNNNNNNNNNNNNNNNNNNNNNNNNNNNNNNNNNNNNNNNNNNNNNNNNNNNNNNNNNNNNNNNNNNNNNNNNNNNNNNNNNNNNNNNNNNNNNNNNNATGTCAGGTTGGGCGAGATCTGGTCAAGCCCTTTGCCGAACGCCGCGTGGAGGAAGAACTCGGCCTCAGTGTACTCAAGGTTCAGCGTGAACTGCATCGGGTTGACGTCGTACAGGAACACCGGGACCGGAACGTGCGGAGCCGGTGGCTGGCAATGAGGCCCGCCGTAGTCCGAGGCCTGCACTGCCACCGCTGACGCCTTGGCTGGAGGGCAGGTAGGGTCGACCTCGACCGCATGGCCGGATGATGCCCTGCATGTACATGCTAAGGCTAGGACTAGGAGGAACAGGTGCAGGAGAGGAGATGATGCCATTGCCATCCTAGTTAGCTAACTCGAGGTTTAAGCATCCGATCCGAGGATGCTGGGCTGAAGGTGTATGGTGACATCTCTGCTAAATTTATAGTACGTCCAATATCTCGAAGCCGCTTGTAACGTTCCagatgtaacattccataattgtaactctaaCTCTTGCCATTTTCTGTAATGTTATATATTATATCCTTCGTGGTTGAGTTTTGtcctcattttgcattttgttcatgtcatgcatttcatctcatgtcatcatgtgcatcccaTTTGTatttgtgttcgtctcatgcatccggtcttttttcccgttgtccgtttcaggatccgacactcacacatgcacccattgcacctctcagatcttgtttcgtgagcggaagaaaaatgttctcggaatggactgagatttgtcgagtggccttgatacatcaccggtaggccgtcTGTCAAAttccgttccatttggaggtcgtttgatgccccaacggttaaccgtgtaaccgccgaaatccctctctctttgcagctcaacacccctccacaacagcccactagcccatctaaaccccctccatgctctccgtcgttggatcacgatcgtctggacaaaaaccgcacctcatttggactctcctacctccaTCTACATATAAAAAGGCCTCCCCTCCGGAATCATAGGCAAGCCCTAGCCATTccgctccccgcgccgccggacacgtccgccgatgGCCCAGCCAACCAGGCGTCGCCACGTGGCCCTCCGGCCGCCCATCACCGCCACCGCATCCGCCTCCCGCGGCCCGCCAAGCCCaaacggggccctcccggcccatccGCCCCGTGCCGCCGCCCGACCGCACCCGTGCGCCAGCCGCCGCTGCGATGCCGACCTCCCTCCTCGACCTCGTCGGAGcaggagctccaccgccgccgctcgcctcccggcctcgcctcgccgccgaccgcacctgccttgcccgcgccgccgcccaaccTCGCCGCCGGaccccgcgcctccgccgccccaTCGTCTCTGGCGCCTCACGCCGACCCCGACGTCCTCCTTCCCCGTCGGCCACCTCCGCGCCGCCCGTCTTCGGTGAGTTCGAcgcgcctcggttcgcgtgcccagtcaaaccctagatctgtgaGGGTAAAATTTCTCTGAGTCCCCGAAATATTTCATCTCATGTGCACATGTTCGACCGTCCATAAGTTCGTGCTCGtaactccgttttgcatgcatgatataccgAAATGTTCGTCTCATGATGCTCTACATGCtggtgtcatttgcatgcatgttactgtccacaTTGATGCACTAATCTTcattgcaaaagtgctaaatgatgTTATCTGTTGGAAATtatcataacttgctgatttgtctgtttcatagcattttgtgtgctcatcttttgagcatcatgtctacatgttttaggagcatcttcatgccatATTTAAAGTGGTGTAATCATTGTATTTTTATGTgccatgtggtgactagcacaagcatgccaagtaggccagttgatgttgctgatttcaactaaggatggcaattttacccatgggtatgggtacccgcgggtaccgtaCCCGCATGGGCAGGGTATGGGCACAATTTTATACCCACGGTTAGTACCTATACCCTACCCGTTAATTCATGGGTAGGGCACGGGTATAGCCttttacccatggatatacccataccctacccatttaaTACCGACATGTGAATCTTACCCGTGATTCACAATCACAAGTGTACCTATGTTAAAGTTCTGTTGTGAGCCTATGGACCTATGTTTAAGTTTTTACTAATTGTCAATTTAAATTGAGATAATTTTCATGTACTCGGCTATTTGTTATTTAGTTGAGATCAATTGTTTTTTTATCAAATGTGCTATAAATGAATGTAAAATTGTGAATAACTTGTGTACTAATTGATCtacccattgggtacccaatgGGTTTGGGTACCCGTCGGGTAAGGGTACGGGTAAAGTATCATACCCACGGGTACgggtatgggtagaattttgtacccattgactacacgggtatgggtatggtattgctct is drawn from Triticum dicoccoides isolate Atlit2015 ecotype Zavitan chromosome 4A, WEW_v2.0, whole genome shotgun sequence and contains these coding sequences:
- the LOC119285654 gene encoding cell cycle checkpoint control protein RAD9B-like isoform X1, encoding MELSMSGGALRTFSRFVTCLTRIGSDLVFQAYPDKVRRLLAAHTCHSSPAVLTISIYLQLELHTLNSSRSAFASVSLTRDFFDHFHLPAAAAPSSTPLQCSVLLKSVLAVLRTPTSAVDRLNASLPNPQASKLEFVIHCISGRKKTHRISCSAESDVQTLALDRNGFPSRLAIRPRDLTRLLSNFQSSLQELTFIATQPAARLPGVDDATGGKAVELLSYIDPTKDDYDSRLHTQLWIDPAEEFLEYEHAGDPVDVTFGVKELKAFLTFCEGCEVDILLFYQKAGEPVLLAPRFGIDDGSSSNFDVTLVLATMLVSQLNDGSVPQQPPTSAHHAEEPRAAAAAPSPVPENVSNHTRIWSELSGVTPKSFEANAENRAQMERNGRANVLNDTSVLPNTNAPCKLPVTDNANYIEQPVQMDHLEEPPEVVVDNPRSQHHPSNWVGADEDDDDEEDEELFVQTTPHYMD
- the LOC119285654 gene encoding cell cycle checkpoint control protein RAD9A-like isoform X2; the encoded protein is MELSMSGGALRTFSRFVTCLTRIGSDLVFQAYPDKLELHTLNSSRSAFASVSLTRDFFDHFHLPAAAAPSSTPLQCSVLLKSVLAVLRTPTSAVDRLNASLPNPQASKLEFVIHCISGRKKTHRISCSAESDVQTLALDRNGFPSRLAIRPRDLTRLLSNFQSSLQELTFIATQPAARLPGVDDATGGKAVELLSYIDPTKDDYDSRLHTQLWIDPAEEFLEYEHAGDPVDVTFGVKELKAFLTFCEGCEVDILLFYQKAGEPVLLAPRFGIDDGSSSNFDVTLVLATMLVSQLNDGSVPQQPPTSAHHAEEPRAAAAAPSPVPENVSNHTRIWSELSGVTPKSFEANAENRAQMERNGRANVLNDTSVLPNTNAPCKLPVTDNANYIEQPVQMDHLEEPPEVVVDNPRSQHHPSNWVGADEDDDDEEDEELFVQTTPHYMD
- the LOC119285655 gene encoding 40S ribosomal protein S21 is translated as MQNEVGDMVDLYVPRKCSATNRIITAKDHASVQINIGHVDENGLYDGRFTTFALSGFVRAQGDADGSLDRLWQKRKAEIKQL